DNA from Thermomicrobium roseum DSM 5159:
ATGAGATCTTCGATGTCCTGACCCAGGATGGGGAGCTGACCGGTGAAAGGGCAGCTCGCTGGTTGGTTCACCAAAACGGGCTCTGGCACCCGGCATTTCACCTCTGGATCGCGTGGGCTACCCCGGAAGGTCTCCGCGTGCTCCTCCAGCGTCGGAGTCTCACCAAGGACACCATGCCGGGGCGCGTGGACGTGAGCGTCGGTGGACATTTCAAGGCGGGCGAGTTCGTCCCTGGGCAGCCCCTCGCGCCTCTCATGCTCGCCGCGATCGTGCGCGAGGTCAACGAAGAGTTAGGCTTCAGGCTCGAACCGAGCGTTATCCAGTGGCTCGGAACGCGCTGGTCGGAAGCGGTGCAGGCGAACATCTGCGACCGAGAAGTCCAATACCTGTATTTCTGGCTCCGTGACGAGCCGCTCGTGGCTATCGAACCTGATCCGCGTGAAGTCGCAGCATTGCTCGCCGTTTCGGTTCGCGGTCTGCTCGAGTTACTCGAGCAGGAGCGAATGTCCGTGGAAGCACCGGTTCTGTGGTCGAGTGAATCGGGGGCAGGGAGTACTCGTTCTGTGCAGGCTGTGACGTTCGCGGACCTCGTCCCCGGGCGTCAACGCTATTGGCGGGTCGTGCTGCATCTGCTCGAGCAAAACGCGGCGAAGGGAGAAGTGCCGACTGAGCCCCTTGTCTTGCACGGAAAGAGCGAAGCGGATGCCGGATAGAATCGGAGTGGTTTCCGGCGCCACCTGGAGCGTTACGTTTTGCTGTCCGCTTCCGATCACATTCGATCCTTGGTTGCGGCTCGGCGAGATCCTGGGCAGCTCCTGACATTGGGGCACCGTCCGAGCGCGAGGGAGCTCGTGCAACGAGCTCCTTCGCGCTCGGACTCTCTTGGCTTCGGATAACTGCCGTTCAGTCGATGTACTCGTACGCCAGGTAGGTGAGAAACTCGGTGAACTCGTCGTCGAGCACCAGACGATCGAGGATCTCGCGCGCCTCTCGAAGCCGACCGGCTACCTCTCCGCCGAGCTTGGTGAGTTCCTCGTCGCGGATCTGGACGTACAACTCGGCCGTGACTGGCCGACCATCGTCGAGTTCGGCGCGATGGAAGCGCCACTGCCAGAGCTGCGCGCGCGAGATCTCGGCAGTCGCCGTATCCTCCATCAGGTTGAAGATGGCCGCGGCGCCTTGGCCACGCAGCCAGCTGTCCAGGTACTGCAGCGCGACACTGACGTTGTTCCGGAGTCCTCCCTCGGTGATCCGTCCTCCTGGCACGCGCACGTCCAGCAAGTCGCGTGCTGTCACCTGCACGTCCTCGCGGAGGCGATGCTTCTGGTGGGGTTGCTCGCCCAGGACGCGATCGAAAACTTCGAGCGCGACGGGGACGAGGTCAGGGTGCGCGACCCACGTCCCGTCGAAGCCGTCCTTGGCTTCCCGTTCCTTGTCCTCGCGAACCTTCGCCAAGGCGATCTCGTTGACTTGCGGATCGCGCCGGCTGGGGATGAAGGCAGC
Protein-coding regions in this window:
- a CDS encoding NUDIX hydrolase — its product is MQYRRETTDPQDEIFDVLTQDGELTGERAARWLVHQNGLWHPAFHLWIAWATPEGLRVLLQRRSLTKDTMPGRVDVSVGGHFKAGEFVPGQPLAPLMLAAIVREVNEELGFRLEPSVIQWLGTRWSEAVQANICDREVQYLYFWLRDEPLVAIEPDPREVAALLAVSVRGLLELLEQERMSVEAPVLWSSESGAGSTRSVQAVTFADLVPGRQRYWRVVLHLLEQNAAKGEVPTEPLVLHGKSEADAG